The DNA window TAAAATCCAAGTCAAGATATTATAGGAAATAAACCCCATATGTTGTTTTTATTCTTACATCATTTGTCGTAGGGTCCCTTCTTCTTATCCTCTTAACCAACTAATAATAATGTAAGTAAACTTAATCTTCCTTAATAAACACCTTCAATACTCTCTCCTCTCCTCTCTTGAACCAAACCtctcctctctctttctctccctcTTCTCCTCCTCATTCTTCCTCCATGGAATCCCAATCTCACTCCCCACCATTGCCATCACCACCAGTCAAAACCTACGAACTAACAGCCTCATCAATCTCCTACACAAAGTCAACAACAGGTACCATAACATCACTCCCACCCTTGGATCTCATCTTCAAATCATGCACCAAAACCCCACCAACCCACATACTCAGAGATATCTCCTTTACCGCCACACATTCCGAAATCCTAGCCGTTGTCGGTCCAAGCGGTGCCGGAAAATCCACTCTTCTAGACATTTTAGCAGCCAGGACATCCCCAACAAAGGGCACCCTTTTCCTCAACTCTTCACCTCTCAACCCTTCATCTTTCCGCAAGCTCTCATCCTACGTACCTCAACACGACGCCTGTCTACCTCTCCTAACCGTCTCCGAAACATTCGCCTTCGCCGCCCGCCTCCTCTTCCCCAAGACCACCGACGTAAACGACATCATTTCCTCCATCCTCACCGATCTAAAGCTCAGCCATCTGGCCGATGTTTTGCTCGGACACGGCCTCTCGGGTGGCGAAAGGCGGCGCGTTTCGATAGGGTTGAGTCTTCTTCATGACCCTGCTGTTTTGATCCTAGACGAGCCAACCTCTGGTCTTGATAGTACCTCGGCTTTCAACGTTATGCAAATCCTTAAGTCCATCTGCGTTTCGCGTTACAGGACTGTCGTTTTGTCTATTCACCAACCGAGTTTTAAGATACTCTCTTCTATTGATAAAATTCTTTTGTTGTCTAAAGGAAGTGTTGTTCATCATGGCACACTTTCTTCTCTTCAGTCTTTCTTGCTCTCTAATGGTTTCTCTGTTCCTTCACAGCTCAATGCCTTAGAATATGCAATGGAAATACTTGGCCAACTTCATGAGTTAAAACCGGAGATAACTACTACTCCATctccaaataataataataatataaattatagtaCTCATAACTCAAATATGGTGAGGTATAAGAGTTCAAGAATACATGAAGTAGTGACTTTGTACTACAGGTTTTGGAGGATCATTTACAGAACAAGACAGCTTCTATTAACCAACACATTGGAGGCTCTCATTGTTGGCCTTGTCTTAGGAACCATTTACATAAACATAGGCTTCAACAAAGAAGGCATCGAAAAAAGGTTTGGTCTTTTTGCTTTTACTCTCACTTTCCTTCTCTCTTCCACAACCGAAACACTTCCCATATTCATAAATGAAAGGCCAATAATTATAAGGGAAACATCAAGTGGGGTTTATAGACTCTCATCTTATCTCATAGCCAATACCCTTGTTTTCTTGCCTTACTTGTTTGCCATAGCCGTCATTTACTCAATCTCGATCTATTTTTTAGTTGGTCTTTGTGCAACATGGCAAGCCTTTGGTTACTTTGTCTTAGTCATTTGGGTTATTGTTCTTATGGCAAACTCTTTCGTCCTTTTCTTAAGTTCATTGGCCCCAAATTACATTGCTGGAACATCACTAGTGACTATACTTTTAGGggctttttttctcttttcaggCTATTTTATTTCACAAGAAAGTATGCCTAAGTATTGGCTCTTCATGCACTTTTTCTCAATGTACAAATATGCCCTTGATGCCCTTCTTATAAATGAATATGGTTGCCTTGTGTCAACGTGTTTGATGTGGTATGAAGAAGATAAGAAAGAATGTATGGTTACTGGAGCCGACGTTTTACAGCAGAGAGGGCTCGATGAGAGGCAAAGGTGGACTAATATTTACATCTTGATTGGGTTTTTTGTGCTTTATCGAGTGCTTTGTTTGCTGGTTTTGATCAGAAGGGTTTCAAGGTCAAAAAAGTGAAATATCTCTTCATggatataagaaaatttcaagattattatatattatacatattaatgtcaaactttttgtaattttttttttcttcttttcattGGTTTTAAGAGCTAAACCAATTcctgtgatatatatataaaaatgattACTCTgccttttttttagttttttttttgttgatcaTCATACTGTGTCCTGAAGTGAAAAAGGTAGCTTGAAAAAGACAAAACAGAGTCATTATACAAAAGAAATGTTAAAGGATTAAGGTTATCTTATAAATGGACAAATAAATTAAGAGAAATACTAAAAGACACTACTTGTTACTGGTGTAATTAATTATCAGGTCTcatatattttaagaaaataatttttaaaaaatcttactAACTAATATTTAGTATCAAATAATAATGCTAATAAATTAGATGTTGCATCACTACTATTGCCTAATTTTAATAAGAACGCACATAGAGATGCCTAATAACAATAGTCTCACTCTTGTTAttgttatataattatttgacTGTAGTGCATGGGATGTGGGCTGCCTAGCTACGTACCAATCAATCACAATCACGGGTTGATTTAGATGAACAATACAAAAAATGAGAGAGGTCCTATATGATATCTTTGTCGGGTTATTACCGATTAAGCTTAAAACGTACgccaatattatttatttgaggAGACTTATTGTTTGTTATGTTCACGGGTTGCTCTTTAATTAATTCTTCTGTTTTCGCCCGTGAACTATTCTACTATTATATATTAAGCTTCTCTCTACTATTCTACAAAGATGGCAGCGTCCGTGATCTAGACAGAATATCTTTTTGGCATAATCTGGGCGTTAAAATCTGTGTgttctaattatatattttattaaattaggaggcgtttggttgggaggaatgaaaatataggaataggaatgggaatggaaataggaataggaatggaatggaataaaatttaaaatgcataaaataaatgataaaaaaataattaattttttttccttgttacattggaatggtcattccttcatttttaaaatggaatagccattccaccaaaatggtggaaagagcattccattggaataccattccaatactttaaaatgcaaccaaacaaaggagtggaatgaaaattatttcctttccattccattccatttcattacctccaaccaaacgccacctagaTGTTACGTGTCAActcatgttaattttattttagtttttagtttttttaatattataattttaaaattaataatattcaatgtagtgataatcattgaaatttaaaggtataatttaaataaaaacaaatattactattatactttgtaatagtaattaaaaaaaattattattcgtccTAAATTTATCTTCGCAAGTAATGAAAATGTTCATCTGTTAAACTATCAAAGCAttctaaatattaaaatttaaaaataatttttaataaaaaaaaacaatatgaacaaatttattattaattgcaacactttagtgaattaattatatttaggtttaactAAGATGTTGACCCTTTACGTGgcaacatctaataatttgttatgttttttttatttttttttaaaaaaatacccaataatttctaataaaccaagaattctgttatatagccacattttatatagaatagataattgttaaaaaataaaattatgggAATTACTTcatataccattttttttttcaaatttatggtttgagttGCTCCGATAATTTTTATGTGAGCTGTTATATAGATTTTAGTTGCGATTTAAGTTGCTGTTGAAGTATTAAACTTGATTTAATATAGTTAATTACTATAATTTTCTTGTTGCTACTAAagtttttagattattttttatatttactaaAGTGTCTAGAATTTTCCTGTTTATTTGAGTACTTTTGaactttttagaattatttttcatttgtgTTAGTAGTAGGAATTGTGTAGAAAAATGTAGAAGCTAATCATTTAATAATGTTTCTAGATTAGTCCATAAAGTCCTATAAATAGAGATGCAATCCCGTCATTTTGTACCAAGTCACAAATCACACAAGTTGAGTTATAATATATAGCCTCTTCCATTAAAGTATTCTCTCcaaaattctttttatttttcaacaaAGTGGTACCAgctaagtgttgggttttatgccctaaataaaactctatttcaatgtaatccggattattcaatatcaataaagaaacagaagtattttttcattcatttgtgtatgttttggttcaccttatcaattatttgtctatttgatttataaattcatccaaaccctttttcacatacttgatcttgtttatttgtgttgtcaacacagtggaaagtaaacatgactatgtgatttaagattcctagatttatcagaacgctggggttttactgatatgacaatctacaataaagtttacttgcatttggagaaatgctatgttctttccagagcataggttaaagtaaggcttgggttggatgcatggagtatgcatcggaatggaccgatattgaattttgacatagattaattaaacttaccgtaatatctattcaattcaatatcacctagttgatcctagatcaaatgatcttaatcctgatatgattaggttcaatctcaagagtgttattcgtgttctttgatttgttagttaagcctacttttgggtcagggtgacacgcacattttgggaacacggtagtgcaattgagtgggagcactaacataaatatgtaacctatagcttctatcttgcgaatagaaagtaaaggatgatttccttcgagcttaaccaaacgaaaataaatggtggagtactcatttcacttagctgaaatatcatttatacgagattaagtgttttaaggataaaatacattgtagggtgttacggtaatttaatccctttatagtgtagatcatctatatagaggatcattgatcaaattaggattataacaatggataattaatagcgtgcctatatggtggaacatatagagcgttctatatagctgagagtgcaattctaagttctatgcgtggattcaacgaagaattaataagtcagtgaatttaagaggtaaattcttgatctgcttattagaagctcagatatataggcccatgcatggtccccacactagttgagacaatactacttgtaagaatcatttaattagttttgattagtcaattataattcttaagttagactatatctatttgtgaatttatcacttattaagggcgaaactctaaagaaagagtttatagggtatatttgttaattaagagactttggttagtctaattaataaatataataaatggcaatattatttaataattaattgtagttatcaaatagttaaaattgacatttaaatggttgaatatgaaaattggcaattttgagaaaatgggatactaaaatgataaaacaggaaagttgcaaaagtgaggcccatttccacaagccttggccggccacatgcataggttttatcatttaatatttttattattttaatgctaagtaattcaaccctaaccctatgtggtattctataaatagaaagtaatggctttaGGAAAGTatcacaattgcatctcattcctttcagagaaaatccTAAGCCATAGCcgccacctctctctctctctttcttcttcttctttgtttcaaaatacctaagtgatagagtagtgcccacacacagcaagtagtacctcaatcatagtgtggaagattgtgaagaatccagattcaacaaaaaagcacattcgggctcagatcctgataatactctgcaacagaaagggtacaagggttagagatctgagtggaacgagacatattattccgctgcacccaatgtaaggtttctcatactttatatgtgtttacttataatcgttttagaagttcatatttagggtgttaatcaacatacttgtgagtagatttaagatcctggtaaaataattccaacactaaGGCCAAGTTTGTGAAGAAAAATGACAAGTAGAGGAATGATCCACTTCCAAGTTCCAATGCTTACCTAGAGcatgttagattttttatttgggcttacattaaattttattggttttattaaaacttgagttgattggatagttctttgttgtattagcccatattgttggtgatcaatagtTAATAGGCTTATATCATCTGTGtataaagtctaggtgaagcagaattGTGGGCTTTTCTcgttaactgaagcctttgatgagcaggcccagtccaactaggcttatgtagctaagtcccatccctaactctataaatacatattgtcacataaaaattatatacttttgataatcagataaataaactacttctgatttagagatctagggaggaaaacttagttgatagtattgtacTATCAAATCAAAATGTGATAATtgttatggatcaatcaggtacgcatacctaattattatatattattattgtgttctatgttatatacaaattgatcttgggtttaccattaatttttctaacaggGCAGCTATGACAATTGGAGTATTAAGATATGAAGCGCTACTAGGAGATCAAGATGTATGAGCTAGATATTGTTGAGAAAGGTCATAAGGAGTAAGACGATGTTGCTCTTTCCCAAGCTCAACGAGATGCCTTAAGAGATTCAAGAAAGAGGGACAAGAAAGCTCTCTACCTCATCTATCAAGCGGTGGATGAAGATGTAGgggattattttaccaagatctagatttactaccatgtatgttgtttaacatcatAAACATGAATTTCTAAATAAATGGAATTTAAACACAtttaaagttcaagaaaccttacgttggttgcagtggaattaaatgactcactccactcagatctctaccccttgtatcctttctgtcgcagagtattatcaagatctgagcccgacacTCCTtcagttgattggattcttcatagtcttacatactgtgattgagtaccaacttgctatgtgtgggcatgtactctatcactataagggacgaaatattgaagagagagagagagagagagagagagagagagagagagagagag is part of the Cannabis sativa cultivar Pink pepper isolate KNU-18-1 chromosome 5, ASM2916894v1, whole genome shotgun sequence genome and encodes:
- the LOC115721232 gene encoding ABC transporter G family member 8; translated protein: MESQSHSPPLPSPPVKTYELTASSISYTKSTTGTITSLPPLDLIFKSCTKTPPTHILRDISFTATHSEILAVVGPSGAGKSTLLDILAARTSPTKGTLFLNSSPLNPSSFRKLSSYVPQHDACLPLLTVSETFAFAARLLFPKTTDVNDIISSILTDLKLSHLADVLLGHGLSGGERRRVSIGLSLLHDPAVLILDEPTSGLDSTSAFNVMQILKSICVSRYRTVVLSIHQPSFKILSSIDKILLLSKGSVVHHGTLSSLQSFLLSNGFSVPSQLNALEYAMEILGQLHELKPEITTTPSPNNNNNINYSTHNSNMVRYKSSRIHEVVTLYYRFWRIIYRTRQLLLTNTLEALIVGLVLGTIYINIGFNKEGIEKRFGLFAFTLTFLLSSTTETLPIFINERPIIIRETSSGVYRLSSYLIANTLVFLPYLFAIAVIYSISIYFLVGLCATWQAFGYFVLVIWVIVLMANSFVLFLSSLAPNYIAGTSLVTILLGAFFLFSGYFISQESMPKYWLFMHFFSMYKYALDALLINEYGCLVSTCLMWYEEDKKECMVTGADVLQQRGLDERQRWTNIYILIGFFVLYRVLCLLVLIRRVSRSKK